A stretch of the Mycobacterium sp. ITM-2016-00317 genome encodes the following:
- a CDS encoding nuclear transport factor 2 family protein, which yields MEPQALADELEIRALLNRYARGVDTKDWELYRSVFTEDAVIDYSSAGIPPGSRDEIAELFSSAFEAIPWTMHYITNVEATVTGDTASVRAMFYNPMQLPGMADQSSCGGYYFHELVRTPDGWRSRHLREDNVWFVNRPGGAP from the coding sequence ATGGAACCTCAGGCGCTCGCCGACGAGTTGGAGATCCGGGCGCTGCTGAATCGGTACGCCCGGGGCGTCGACACCAAGGATTGGGAGCTGTACCGCTCGGTGTTCACCGAGGACGCGGTGATCGACTACTCGTCGGCGGGCATTCCGCCGGGCTCCCGCGACGAGATCGCCGAGCTGTTCAGCAGCGCGTTCGAGGCGATTCCGTGGACCATGCACTACATCACCAACGTCGAGGCCACCGTCACCGGTGACACCGCCTCGGTGCGGGCGATGTTCTACAACCCGATGCAGTTGCCGGGGATGGCCGACCAGAGCTCGTGCGGCGGTTACTACTTCCACGAACTGGTGCGCACGCCCGACGGTTGGCGCAGCCGGCATCTGCGCGAGGACAACGTGTGGTTCGTCAACCGTCCCGGCGGCGCGCCGTGA
- a CDS encoding aldehyde dehydrogenase family protein translates to MTTVQSESGVLAGDERMLIDGELQHTSSGATFDVVHPASEEVAGQATDGTVEDMARAVGAARRAFDETDWSRDKDFRYHCLTQLHEALDRNKERLRRVLITEVGCPVSVTGSQIESPIDEVKHWAEHGRNFEYLVDNGVHDTPLGPARRKIHYEAVGVVGAITPWNVPFYLNIAETVPALMAGNTVVLKPAQLTPWSGSEYGRIVAEETDIPAGVFNVVVSNANEVGAALSSDPRVDMITFTGSTATGRAILAAGAPTVKKTLLELGGKSAHIVLDDADFGSALSMAAMMACVMSGQSCILPSRILLPRSRYDEGIEILKNMMENFPVGDPWTPGNMQGPQISDTQRQKVLGLIRSGIDSGARLVTGGGIPENLPVGYYTQPTLLADVDPDSQVAQEEIFGPVLTVTPYDTDDEAIAIANNTIYGLSGEVSGADLERAFAVATRMRTGNVTINGKSHFGIGSPFGGTKQSGLGYRNGEEGYKEYLEAKTIGLPD, encoded by the coding sequence ATGACCACAGTGCAGAGCGAATCGGGCGTGTTGGCCGGCGACGAGCGGATGCTCATCGACGGCGAGCTGCAACACACCAGTAGCGGAGCGACATTCGATGTCGTCCATCCCGCCAGCGAGGAAGTCGCCGGGCAGGCCACCGACGGCACAGTCGAGGACATGGCGCGCGCTGTCGGCGCCGCCCGGAGAGCCTTCGACGAGACGGATTGGTCACGCGACAAGGACTTCCGCTACCACTGCCTGACCCAGCTGCACGAGGCGCTGGACCGCAACAAGGAGCGGCTGCGCCGGGTCCTGATCACCGAGGTCGGCTGCCCCGTCTCGGTCACTGGCAGCCAGATCGAGAGCCCGATCGACGAGGTCAAGCACTGGGCCGAGCACGGCCGCAACTTCGAGTACCTCGTCGACAACGGGGTGCACGACACCCCGCTCGGGCCCGCCCGGCGCAAGATCCACTACGAGGCGGTCGGCGTGGTGGGCGCGATCACGCCGTGGAACGTGCCGTTCTACCTCAACATCGCCGAGACGGTGCCCGCCCTGATGGCGGGAAACACCGTGGTGCTCAAGCCCGCTCAGCTCACCCCGTGGTCGGGCAGTGAATACGGCCGCATCGTGGCCGAGGAGACCGACATCCCGGCGGGGGTGTTCAACGTGGTGGTCTCCAACGCCAACGAGGTCGGCGCGGCGCTGTCGTCCGATCCGCGGGTGGACATGATCACGTTCACCGGATCCACCGCCACCGGCCGCGCCATCCTGGCGGCGGGCGCGCCGACGGTGAAGAAGACGCTGCTGGAGCTCGGCGGCAAGTCCGCGCACATCGTGCTCGACGACGCCGACTTCGGCTCTGCGCTGTCGATGGCCGCGATGATGGCCTGCGTGATGAGCGGGCAGTCCTGCATCCTGCCGTCCCGGATCCTGCTGCCGCGCAGCCGCTATGACGAGGGCATCGAGATCCTCAAGAACATGATGGAGAACTTCCCGGTCGGCGATCCGTGGACCCCGGGCAACATGCAGGGCCCGCAGATCAGCGACACCCAGCGGCAGAAGGTGCTCGGCCTGATCCGCAGCGGCATCGACTCCGGCGCCCGATTGGTCACCGGCGGCGGCATCCCGGAGAACCTGCCGGTCGGGTACTACACCCAGCCCACGCTGCTGGCCGACGTCGACCCGGATTCGCAGGTCGCCCAGGAGGAGATCTTCGGCCCGGTGCTGACCGTCACCCCGTATGACACCGACGACGAGGCGATCGCGATCGCCAACAACACGATCTACGGGCTCTCCGGCGAGGTCAGCGGCGCCGACCTGGAGCGCGCGTTCGCCGTCGCGACCCGGATGCGCACCGGCAACGTGACCATCAACGGCAAGAGCCACTTCGGTATCGGCAGCCCGTTCGGCGGGACCAAGCAGAGCGGCCTGGGCTACCGCAACGGCGAAGAGGGCTACAAGGAGTACCTGGAGGCCAAGACGATCGGTCTGCCCGACTGA
- the rlmN gene encoding 23S rRNA (adenine(2503)-C(2))-methyltransferase RlmN — protein sequence MPNPLPLVFDAPRRALPPRHFADLADSECAAALADLGLPAFRGKQLANQYFGRLIADPLEMTDLPAAVREQVGATLFPTLLHADREIECDSGATRKVLWRAVDNTTFESVLMRYPDRNTVCISSQAGCGMACPFCATGQGGLQRNLSTAEILEQVRAAAAELHNRGGRLSNVVFMGMGEPLANYNRVLAAVKRIVAPPPNGFGISARSVTVSTVGLAPAIRKLADEKLNVTLAVSLHTPDDELRDTLVPVNNRWKVDEVLDAARYYADATGRRVSIEYALIRDVNDQPWRADLLGKKLHGKLGPLVHVNLIPLNPTPGSEWDASPKPVEREFVRRVRERGVSCTVRDTRGREIAAACGQLAAQS from the coding sequence ATGCCCAATCCACTTCCGCTCGTCTTCGATGCTCCTCGCCGCGCGCTGCCGCCGAGGCACTTCGCCGACCTCGCCGACTCCGAGTGCGCCGCGGCCCTGGCCGATCTGGGATTGCCGGCCTTCCGGGGAAAACAGCTGGCCAACCAGTATTTCGGCCGGCTGATCGCCGATCCGCTGGAGATGACCGACCTGCCTGCCGCGGTGCGCGAACAGGTCGGCGCCACCCTGTTCCCGACGCTGCTGCACGCCGACCGCGAGATCGAGTGCGACTCCGGCGCCACCCGCAAGGTGCTGTGGCGTGCGGTCGACAACACCACGTTCGAGTCGGTGCTGATGCGCTATCCCGACCGCAACACCGTGTGCATCTCGTCACAGGCAGGCTGCGGGATGGCCTGCCCGTTCTGCGCCACCGGGCAGGGCGGGCTCCAGCGCAACCTGTCCACCGCCGAGATTCTCGAACAGGTCCGCGCGGCCGCGGCCGAACTGCATAACCGCGGTGGCCGCCTGTCGAACGTCGTCTTCATGGGCATGGGCGAGCCGCTGGCCAACTACAACCGGGTGCTCGCCGCCGTCAAGCGGATCGTCGCCCCGCCGCCGAACGGGTTCGGCATCTCGGCGCGCTCGGTCACGGTGTCCACGGTCGGGCTGGCCCCGGCGATCCGCAAGCTCGCCGACGAGAAACTCAACGTGACGCTCGCGGTGTCGCTCCACACCCCCGACGACGAGTTGCGCGACACGCTGGTGCCGGTCAACAACCGGTGGAAGGTCGACGAGGTGCTCGACGCCGCGCGCTACTACGCCGACGCCACCGGGCGCCGGGTGTCGATCGAGTACGCGCTGATCCGTGACGTGAACGACCAGCCGTGGCGGGCGGATCTGCTCGGCAAGAAGCTGCACGGCAAGCTCGGCCCGCTGGTGCACGTGAACCTGATCCCGCTCAACCCGACCCCGGGCAGTGAGTGGGACGCCAGTCCCAAACCGGTCGAGCGCGAGTTCGTCCGGCGGGTCCGCGAGCGCGGGGTGTCGTGCACGGTGCGCGACACCCGCGGCCGCGAGATCGCCGCTGCCTGCGGGCAGCTGGCCGCTCAGAGCTGA